The Oryza glaberrima chromosome 5, OglaRS2, whole genome shotgun sequence DNA segment CTCCAGGGTGGACTGGCATCCTCATGATCTTGATAATGTCATTCTCGTTCACACTTGCGACACATTCGTTCAGGAGGAGCGTTGTGAAGCTTCCATCACCACTGCACCACCTTGCTGGTTTCAATGCCTTTTGGTACGCCCATCACCTACTGGTGATTGCATATATCCTCTTGGTGCTGCACTCCTACTTCATATTTCTCACCAAGCAGTGGTACAATCGAACGGTATTTCTCTGGCATATGTTTGGCACAACTATTTCTTTTGTGAATTCAGTGGTTGTGCATAATATTGACGCTTGTGTTTACAGACGTGGATGTTCTTGGCAGTTCCAGTCCTCTTTTACTCCTGCGAGAGAACTATCAGAAGAGTTCGTGAGAGCAGTTATGGGGTGACCGTCATCAAGGTAAGCAACATATTTCACATGAATTGCACGATGAGTATTTTCAATTTATTCTAGCTTCTAAGTGTACAAGAATACCATTAATTGACTATCAAATGTGCCATGCAGGCAGCAATTTACCCTGGAAATGTGCTCTCTATTCACATGAATAAACCATCAAGTTTCAAGTACAAAAGTGGGATGTATATGTTTGTAAAATGCCCAGATGTTTCGCCTTTTGAATGGTACCATCTGATCGTCTCTGTCCAAATGTCAGTGTTTATCCAGGCTATGGATTAATAGATTCTTCAATGCTTCCAGGCATCCCTTCTCCATAACTTCTGCACCTGGAGATGACTACTTGAGTGTTCATATCCGTACATTAGGTGACTGGACAACAGAACTTAGAAACCTATTTGGGAAGGTCAGTTGAGCaaacagaaacaaaaagaaaaggagaatagTTCAGGCATAATGGGAGCTTATGCAGTATTTATATGCTAAATTAACAAAGTTGCTAAAGGGTTATGCTAATTCATGCAGGCTTGTGAGGCACAAGTAAGTTCCAAGAAGGCTACACTTGCACGACTTGAAACCACTATCATAGCAGATGGTCTGAAAGAGGAGACTTGGTAATTATGCCCTGTTTGTTTCATATTCTACATTCATCTACTTTTTGAAGGAATTTCTATACAATTGTTTCACTAATCTTCCTGACTTTGGTTCTCTTCATTTAGCTTTCCCAAAGTCTTTATAGATGGTCCTTTCGGCGCACCAGCTCAAAATTACAAGAAATATGACATTCTTTTGCTTATCGGGCTTGGAATTGGAGCAACGCCTTTCATCAGCATACTGAAGGATCTCCTGAACAACATAAAATCCAATGGAGTAAACTGCTTAACTATAGCAAATTCTTTCTTATACAGTAAACCAAGTGCATAATATCTAAAGTGAATTGGATTCAACAGGATGTGCAAAGCACGCATGATGCTGAGTTAGGCTGCACCTTTAAGAGCAATGGGCCAGGAAGAGCTTATTTCTACTGGGTCACCAGAGAGCAAGGTTCCTTTGAATGGTTTAAAGGCGTGATGAATGATGTTGCTGAAAGTGATCATGATGTACTACTCAGTCTAACTGCTCCAGTGCAACTTCCATGTTCTCTCCTTCAGATTAATAAATAGATACTAACATAATCACTCACTATACAGAATGTAATAGAGATGCACAATTACCTGACAAGCGTGTATGAAGAAGGAGATGCAAGATCAGCTCTGATTGCCATGGTCCAATCACTTCAACATGCCAAAAATGGTGTGGATATCGTCTCTGGCAGCAAGGTTTTTCCCACTTCTATCCtcctgcaaaaataaaaataaaaactaaatcaCATGTGCAAAATTTGATTCAACATTTCTCGCTTTATGCAGATCCGGACACATTTTgcaaggccgaactggagaaaggTATTCTCAGATCTGGCCAATGCCCACCAGAACTCTCGTATAGGTCAGTTCTATGTGATAAATCTCAAGTGATGGTTCCTAGTTTACAGGATAGCAATGCTGAGATGTTTCATAAATCTGCAGGCGTTTTCTACTGTGGGTCTCCAACACTTACGAAAATGCTGAGGACTCTTTCACTAGAATTCAGCCAGACGACAACGACTCGGTTCCATTTCCACAAGGAGAACTTCTAAGACCAGACCAGgaaaaaaacaccaaaataaTCGCAGGCGCTCTTATATAGAACAAGAAATTTTAGCATCGGTTAGCAACTCTTTCTGTGTAAAGTTCCATCAAGAACTGGAACATTGGTGTACAAAGGTACGTGGGCATTAGTTAGTGCTGCTGCCGTTTATAGatggaggaaaaagaaaggcaTGTATTTTCTGAGCAATTTGATTGTTTCTTAGAATGTACTAGAAACAACGTGCGGCTTTGCCGTGCCCAATTTAGATTAGGCCAATCTATTTTGTCAGTGGCCTTGTTTAGGatcaatggttttttttcttaacataTTAAACCAGAAACctaaagaaataaattaatagaCGTTGGGACTTGAGATCAGAAGAGGAAAATAAAATGTTCTTGAACAAGAGCAAGAAAAAGGACTCAGTAGAACCATTGGCAGGGGATTTATGTATTTGACAGGTGAGTATTAATTACACCATTGCTAACATGAAAAAAGAGTGAGAATCCCTTATGTGTCACTCCAAATTAACCGGTTCCCTTATATGTCCCTTCAAATTGGCTCCTCCTTTCTATGCCACCGGTTCAAGTTTGTCCTCCCTTTTATGCCATTGCCGTCACTccaccgtcagttgaccgttaacttcATAGTAAAAAGACACATTTACCATTGAGAGTTGGTATATAACCAATGATAggtattttagtactaatatatctactggatacaacatatgaaaattgattttgtttttcagtcacatgcaattttagccatcaccatcacaaataaattttcaatacAAGTATGAAACATATAGctttccaacaatatttttattacaaagAGCATTTTCCACTTGTTCTGACAAAACTTTGTtcactcaaaaaggatttaaaataaattagttatgatttttttgaagtttacacattttttagttgagatggcatattggtcatttatgaaaaaaactaatatttgacTAACAGTCAACAAATGCTATAGTGCTGGGAGTAGCATAAAAGGATAGAAAAACTTGAACTAGTGGTGTataagggagaagccaattttgagtggcatataagagaACTAACCAATttctagtggcatataagggattctctcaaaaaagaaaggaaTGCCTTGAATGGATGCTTTGTCAGcgttaaattttgcaattccaatttgtttttcttccgcatttttgaaaagaaaaaaaatatatattaaaagaatacACAAAAACGCCTACTTCGATTGGTTAAATATTGCATCTAACTGTACAGGTATAATAAAAAGCAACCTTACAAAATCTTCATGGCAATGGTAGAAAAAATTCAAATGTCAAGTACTTCAGAGGTCAAATTAGACAGTACTTCAGTACCAGGCTaggaaaataatcaaaattaaaCATTTAATAATATGGTTCCTTATCAACTTGAGCATGATCACTGATCTTGTTGCCTAATAAcatgattggtttttttttttatttcttcaaaataatgCCAGTTCAGTTTCAGAATTCAATGCTCAGTATTCAATATCATGTCATTGCATGAATAGAAGAGTACGCAAAGAGACCATtgccaaaataaaagaaagtgcATGAAGCTACGATTAATCATGGTACTAATTCAACCATACTTGAGTTTCGACAGCACTACAATGTATGAGAAAGATCTCCATGGGTTATTTATTAGtttacaaatttattaaaattacaaAACGATGCATGAATTTCCAGCTTATTTTCCACTTGAGTGCTGAGAAAATGCAGAAACAATCTGTAATATAAAGTAACATAATAATGCTAACGACATAACAGTTCTAGTACCAATTTCTGCTCTCTGTAATATGAATTTAATTTAATTCTAATATCTAATTGTTCTCAGATATGACATAGTTTCTGGAATAAGCTTTATTCAGATCAATTGAAGGCTGCAAGACAATGAGTTCATCGACATCAGTTGAAAGTCGAATATGTGCGCACAAATTCTAAAGTCCAATGAACCAAAGTAATGAAAGTACTTATCTTCATTTTATCCCTCCAGATGTCTATAAGAACTCTGgaaatcctttttttaaaataactttcactTCTTATTCTTTAAAGATCACGTTTTGAGTGCATTTCAGTTTACACAAAGAGCCTGAGGAATTGATTATTCGTTTAATAATTTGGTATAGCGTTTACCTCAAACATGAGCAGAATATGCTGGTGCCTCCTAATCCTCTTGTACCAGTAGATTCTTAGTAGATAAATGATTGCAAAGAAGCCTGGTCTTACGTGTTGCACATTGTAACTTATATATGCAGCTGAACTTTACCGTAGATAAACTTTACCGTTTCTTTTAATCTTTAATCTTGCACCAAGTAAGCAAGGATTCTCTCTCATTCATCTAAGTATCTAATCACCATATATGTTTTTGCAGTTCATGTCTacataatttttatttgtgtcatttttttttatttgtgtcatTTTAAAATTGTACATGATAATTGGTCCAAATCAGTAAAAAACTCTTGATATGAATTGTATCCCCAACCTCATCTTACCACTTAAGGTTATCATGAGATAGCCCCATCTTGACGTTTGCTATTTTAAACTTCTGAAATTACATACAACAGATAGGCAATTTACCGATTTAAATTCAGATGGTTACAAAGAAACCCAAGAAACTGACAGAGACTATATTTTGGTCTAGGAGCATTCGCATGGCAACATATTAATAAGCATTATTAAACTCTCAGTGGTCACAGACAAGCAACATGATGGATTCACATCATAGGTTCTACTAATCGTTGGCAGATGACATTGTTGAACTATTTTCTACTAATAAGCATTACAACGAACAGGCAGAGTGCAGCAGGGGATAGTAGTTTGCAATTCAGAGGGGTGAGACGGTGGATGACCTGGAATAGCCGATGGAGTTGGTGAGCCAACCTGGAGAAGTCAATGCTGCGAtgtgggcggaggcggcgcctcGGCTGCCGGTGGCGGAGAAAGTGGACGTTGCGGTTGATGAGGAACACGTGGAGAGCGGCGACGCACCAGAAAATCATGGGGGCGAGGCAGCGCCCTCGATTCAACGAACGCGTGCCGGCAGCAGGGCGGGCTGTTGGCTCGGGATCGGCAGCCGCCCGGCGACAGCGAGGCGACGGCCGCGGTGTGGAACGAGCGGAGATTGGAGCCTTGGCGGCGGATGGGAACGGGTGACGAACGAAGTATTTACTGGAGTATGGATACTCTACTCTTTTGCATTAAACTCCCTCGAAAGATTATATTTTACAACAAGATCCACCGCACGATATATCACCGTAGATGCGTGATCTGACGGCTGTGCGCGAGGGACCAAACCCATGAATCCAGTCATGCCACGTGGCCTCGCTAATTGCCCTCTAATTTGTACAGATTTCGATAGTAGAGATTTGCAAGCAATGAGACTGCTTCTTAGAAGAAACGAGAGAACGAGATTTATTAGAATATTGTGCGTTTTTGAAATACTTAAGCCCTACTGGAGTTCAAGAATCTCCATAAGGCCGttcgatttccacaaaaaaaaaaacgaaaaagaatTCCAGCATTCGCAAGGCTTACGTCTTGCTCTTGCATTCTCCAGGTAGGACCGTGGGAATAACAGAAAGTATCGGATTTCCATTTCATCCTAAGCAACCAGAAACTCAGGCCTGCCTGCCCATCCATCAGGTAATCGTCGACTCGTCGTAGCCTCTCAGGCTATCACAATCTTTTCCGAGCCACAGAGAGAGGCGCGAGGCCTGTGCGGCATTTCGCCGAGCAGATGGCGGTATGTGAACGCCGCGGCGGAAGAGGGTGATCGTACGATGATGGAGCGCGCGGGAAGGGAAGAAGATGGCTAATGGAGAGGAAGTAGAGGAAGGCTCACGGCTTTACCTTTgatgccgccgccttcgccggcaGTGGAGAGAAgcggccggccgcccgccgctgaCGCGAACGGCGAGAAGGAAGTTTGGACGGCGGCCATCAGGCTCAGCCACACGATCAAGTTTCCGCGGCCCAGATCGATCGAGTCGGCCCGAGTAACGGTTAAACGGAGGATTTTTTGCACGGAAGACCCTATACTAAAATAGTCCTACCGTTTGGGACCTCAAATCCCGGATCGCTACCAACGATAGCGATCCAAAATGGACAACTACCAGCCGACCGATCAGGATTGAACGCCTTAGATGGAGAGCTACGTCTACGAGAGGTGGAGGTTATTTTGCATGGAAGGCCCTGCACTATTTTACGATTTACTGCTTGATCCCCGGTTTTGAATCGTACAGAACCATACTCATTTTTtggaagggtattttttacccggcctctacatctaaCATGATATATGTAGCtttttttaaattagaaacttaaCATATTAAATAGGGAAgatagccctcaaataacccaatctaaaatttgtttctatggagatttgaacacCTTGGatgtgttgacgaaaaatccaCGCTTACTAACTCTGATGACTCCAggacttaaatttttttgacatTAACAGTGCTACTCATATCACTACAACCACTAGGCTACTTACCCTACTCATGTactgtatgtatatgtatacgtatatacacaCTTACGTATGTATAGGTATATACGTATAcggtatactccctccatctacttttgatagtcatattttatcttgacacacagaccaaggataagtagttctacttatcattcatttaagcatgctactagtcattcctcgtaaacaagcgattcattaatactacctccgtcccaaaataagtgcagccataagtttccgcgcccaactttgatcgtccgtcttatttaaaatttttctataattagcatttttgttgttataagatgataaaacatgagtagtactttactcgtgacttgtgtttttaatttttttaagaaaattttcaaataagacaaatagtcaaaGTTGAACGcggaaaatcatggctgcacttattttgggacggggggagtatttacatttctcaaagcccatgtagccaatcatgtatgtaagaatgaagagtcatgcattaaatttgagaaaatcattaagatgataggttgttggattgaaatataactatcaaaaataaaattttcagatttggaaaagTAGGTAGAGGGAGTACTTTCCATGTACAGTAATCGATTTGCGGGCTTTCGTGGGCCCAGGCGACCAgatcggccggcggcgagggggaccGCATCGCCGTgcttctccgtcgccgccgcaccactTCGCCGAAGCTGGAGGCGTTGGCCCCCGCGCGGTGGCGCCgggggagggcgacggcggcggaacgCCGGCGAGAAGCGCGCCGCTGAGCCGTCGATCGAGGCGCCCCCGCGCAGCAGTAAGTACTACGCCCTGTGCGTTGCGGGAGGCGGGAGAACATGGCTGCGGCCGTGGAAGGCACCGGGCGTCGACGTCTGCTGCGCCAACCCCGGCGGCCGCATCCTTCTCCGGCGGGCCGGCGCACCGCGCGCCGCAGGCAGCCGGTTGGTGGGGAAAAGGTATACCGTATACCTGCTGCATGAAATCTCCTTTCCTCTAAGAGCCGAAAAATTCACTAAATTACACTACAGTTCTGAAATCTGTAGCAGCATTTGTACGGTAATGACATCGATGGCACTGACAAACAACATTTCAGATTTTCATCAGCTTATATCAGATTGCATAGTCTCTGAGGCGCACCAATGCTGACATTACAATCTACAAATCACTTTCTGATTTTTGATTTGCACGTTTGGCTGTCGTATGGTGACGGCATCAGGAGAAAGAGCACAATACCTACACTACACTTCACTTATACAACACTAAGTCACTAATCCTAGTACTTATACTGTGAAGTTTGTTTGACCGTCCCAACAAATATTGGAAAGACATCCActcttaaatatatatttttgtccAGCAGAACATTCTTCCTAGAATAAATTATCTGAGACTAGCCACTTGGCAGTGGGGGATCCTGAATTGGGTGTCATGAACAAGCCTTGCATGATTTACCATTTGGTCACAGGGACCCCTTTTATGTTCTGATCATGCACATTATTATATTTGAATTTTAGGTGAATATTCCATGCATCTTTTACGTATGGTCTCTCCACTTCCGTTGAATACCGCAACACTTTCTGACCTTATTCTCAAATAAAACTTCATTCAGCCCTGTTTAAGCTTTAATTGGACCAATTGAAATGAAGAATTTCCAATTTCCGACAGAGATCTGTCGAGTGCACAAAGATTGTGTATCCTTATCGTGTCCACAATCAAGAACTAATAATTGTAATTGGTGAAGGGTTAGTAGGCCAGCTCCTAATTTTCTTATCAGAGTCAACATTAGCATCCACAGGCACTTTTGTTCATGCCATGTGTTCTTCCCTCACAATCTCCTTATGATTGATTTGTCCACGGGAGAATTGCCATCACTTCGGTTCTTGCTTCATTTCTTCTCTGGGTAATGGAATAAGGTGTGAGTGAAACACCTCACATGATGCCTTTCTTCTCCCTCCACTTGAGAAAGCAAATTGTTCCTGTAATTTGAAATCGGCCGGCTTGCTGAGCTGCTGACTGTGCTGGTAATTACCGGCAACATGCTTTGCTCCTAGCATTATTGATtatcttgttttattttttttttcccacatcACATAAATGAAACAGTGTTGGGAGTTAAATCTACTAGCACAGGAGCCAACTAATCTTGTACCAGGCACATTCATcagaattatatatatgcaggcTTAGGCTACACAAAAGCTTGTACTAAACAGTACTACTAGTTAGACTTGTCATCATAGTGAAGTTAACAAAGTTATCACTTATCAGTGCATCGTACTTGGCATTAGCGGCCGACAGAGAATCTGCCAGCCACACTCCCCACCTCTAGGGGAGGGGAGTGACAGTCAAGTATCCCTTCATTCTCCCTCTACAATGCAGCTCATGCATAGCCTTTTGATGGAAAAGCAGAAATTCCAGAGAGGCAGCAAGAGCATACCATTTTGATTAGCTCACCACTGGCTCTCCTGGTTGCCCTAAAGTAAGAAGTAGTGTAGTAcacttttgtagttttgttgCTAATCTATTCGGCTAATTCCTACTATATTGATTTTGGAATCTTGTGTTCTTTGGATTTACTTACCTTTGTATTCCTGCAAGGGTCAAGTgctcaggggcggatctacagtatAAGCGTcggtgtcaggcgacaccgaTGACTTTCGGCAAAACCTATAACAAAACTGCTTATCCATATACTATAACACTATGTTCtaagtataattagcatactatgacaccgacagacacgttatgacaccaacaaactgattttct contains these protein-coding regions:
- the LOC127774040 gene encoding putative respiratory burst oxidase homolog protein H isoform X2, producing MAGDYVDVPLGGGGQSTLPPVAPLKKQPSRLASGMKRLASMVPDTMKLKRTHSSAQPALRGLRFLDKTSAGKDGWKNVEKRFDEMSADGRLPQESFAKCIGMADSKEFASEVFVALARRRSIKPEDGITKEQLKEFWEELTDQNFDSRLRIFFDMCDKNGDGQLTEDEVKEVIVLSAAANKLAKLKSHAATYASLIMEELDPDHRGYIEIWQLETLLRGMVTAQGPPEKVKLASASLARTMVPSSHRSPMQRRFNKTVDFIHENWKRIWVLSLWAILNIALFMYKFVQYSRRDAFQVMGYCVCIAKGAAETLKLNMAVILLPVCRNTLTRLRSTALSKVVPFDDNINFHKVIALTIAIGAATHTLAHVTCDFPRLVSCPRDKFEATLGPYFNYVQPTYSSLVASTPGWTGILMILIMSFSFTLATHSFRRSVVKLPSPLHHLAGFNAFWYAHHLLVIAYILLVLHSYFIFLTKQWYNRTTWMFLAVPVLFYSCERTIRRVRESSYGVTVIKAAIYPGNVLSIHMNKPSSFKYKSGMYMFVKCPDVSPFEWHPFSITSAPGDDYLSVHIRTLGDWTTELRNLFGKACEAQVSSKKATLARLETTIIADGLKEETCFPKVFIDGPFGAPAQNYKKYDILLLIGLGIGATPFISILKDLLNNIKSNGDVQSTHDAELGCTFKSNGPGRAYFYWVTREQGSFEWFKGVMNDVAESDHDNVIEMHNYLTSVYEEGDARSALIAMVQSLQHAKNGVDIVSGSKIRTHFARPNWRKVFSDLANAHQNSRIGVFYCGSPTLTKMLRTLSLEFSQTTTTRFHFHKENF